CGCTCTTTCAACTGAGAGATAGATTTCTCATAGCTTTATTTCCCCAATTTTTAACAATCTAAATGCGGCTTGAAAAAGCCGGATTTTGGTATGGAATAAAAAACTTACCTACACTTGCAGTATCTATAAAAATGCCTAACTCTAAAATTCAAAAAGACCTTCGTCATAACTTGACCGTCAATGTTGTTGAAAGTGCATTTTTTGGTTTAGGAGCTGGTTTTGCCTCCTATATCACGATTATCCCTCTATTTGTTAGTGGTTTTACCAATTCTGCATTGCTCATCGGTCTGATCCCAGCTATTCCGCGTTTAGGTTGGCAACTACCTCAGCTATTAACAGCTGATAGAATAGCTCGATTACAGTATTACAAACCAACTGTAATGTGGTTGACAATTCACCAGAAACTTCCTTTTTTAGGATTAGCACTGGTTGCTTTGTTAGAGCTAAAACTCAATCACCAAACTATCTTATATTTGACATTCGCCATCCTCATTTGGCAGGGACTAGGTAGCGGATTTAGCGCTCCTGCTTGGCAAAGTATGGTTGCTAAAATTGTTCCATCGGGAAGGCTTGGCATTTTTTACGGTGCTTTAGCTGCGGCTGCTAATCTGATGAGTATCATTGGTGCTTTGAGTGCTGGTTTACTGCTCAAGCAAATTGCCCAGCCATTTAACTTTGTTCTCTGTTTTTTGTGTGCCAGCGTTGCGATGGCTCTATCTTGGTTTTTTATGTCTAGGACGCGAGAGCCAGTAGACAACTCATTATCGACCATTGAAACTAGACGTGAATTTTGGGACAGTCTTAATGTGATTCTCCGGTGCGATAAGAATTTTCGTTACTTTGCGATCGCACGTATGCTTTCACAATTAGCCCTAATGCCACTTCCCTTCTATACACTCTATGCCGTATACCATCAAGGCATGGGAGAAGCATCTATTGGGTTAATTACTGGTGTGCTGATGGGAACGCAAACTATTGCTGGATTGGTTTTGGGTTGGGTAGGCGATCGCTGGGGTAACAAGTTGGTCTTGGAAGTTGGTTCTGTTGTTTGTGCTTTCAGTGCGGTTCTAGCTGGGCTAGCAACAAATGTAAACTGTTTTTACTTGGTATTTATAGGAGCGGGAATAGGTATGAGCGCTCTGCAAAATATTGCTGCGGTAATGACCTTAGAGTTTGGTAATCAGCGCCAACGACCAGCCTATATTGGTCTTGGTAATACCCTTATTGCCCCTGCCACAATCCTTTCTCCCCTTTTAGGTGGATGGATAGTGGATAATATTGACTATAGAACTGCCTTCTTGGTGGCAGCTATAGGTGGATTAGTTACAGCACTAGTTTTGCACGTAGGAGTGCGCGATCCACGTTATCTGGAACAAAATTTTAGTACCCATTCAGTTGAAGTTTTGCCTGAACAGTAAGCATTTACTCCTCCCAAGCCAGAGTGCGTTTCACTGCTTTTTGCCAAGTATCAAAGTTAGATAATGGCTTATCGCTCCTCGGTTCAAACACACGCTCAATTTGCCGTTGCTGCACCAGCGCTTCGTAGCTCTCCCAAAATTCTATAGCTAAACCTGCTGCAAATGCTGCACCCTGAACGGTCGTATCGCGCATTATCGGACGTTCAACTGGAATACCTAATACATCAGCCTGGAATTGCATCAAAAAATTATTTTCGCAAGCACCACCATCTACGGTTAATCGACCAACTGGAGTACTGCTAGATGAATTAATTGCCTGTACTACTTCCACAACTTGATACGCGATCGCTTCTAACACGGCGCGTACTAGATGCTCTGGTTGGACACTGGCGGTAATGCCGAAAAAGGCTCCCCTAGCACTCATATCCCAATAGGGTGCCCCCAGTCCACTAAATGCAGGCACAAAGTAGACTCCGCCATTATCTGTCACCTGATTTGCCATCGTTTCACTTTCAGCAGCAGTTTTAATCAGCTTGAGGCGATCGCGCAACCATTGAATACAAGCTCCACTGGTAAACATACTACCTTCTAAGGCATAACCTACATCCAATGCTCCCCTTGGATTTGCTTGTGTCCATGCCACCGTAGAAATAAGTTGATGGTGCGAGCGCACAATTCGATTGCCTGTGTGAGCTACCAAAAAGCTACCAGTTCCGTAAGTACATTTCATCAAACCGGGGCGATCGCAACCATGACCAAATAAAGCTGCTTGTTGATCTCCCAAGATCGCAGTAATCGGAATTTCAGCGCCCAACAAAGTAGCATCAGTAACTCCAAATACTCCTAAACTAGGCTGAATCTTGGGCAAAATATGAGCCGGAATTTGAAACAAATTTAGTAAATTATCATCCCACTCACAGGTTTTGAGATTCATCAACATTGTTCGGCTGGCGTTGCTGTGGTCAGTAGCATGGACTTTCCCACCTGTAAGATTCCACAGCACCCAGGTATCAATAGTGCCAGCTAAGACATTGTTTAGGTTAACGTCTGTAAACTTATCTAATAGCCACCTAAGTTTGGTAGCAGAGAAATAGGCATCAATGATTAATCCAGTGCGATCGTAAATTTCATCAGCGTAGCCTTGCTCTTGTAACTGGTGACAAAGGGGAGCAGTGCGGCGATCTTGCCAAACGATCGCTCTATGGAGTGGTCTACCAGTAGTTTTGTCCCAAATCAAGCAGGTTTCACGCTGTACAGTTAGTCCCAATGCTGCGATCGTTGATGGAGCAATGCGGGCATTTTCAATTGCGGTTTCTATCACCCAACACGTATCTTGCCAGATTTGTTGAGCATCGTGTTCTAACCATCCAGGTTGAGGATAATACTGAGTTAGTTCTTTGTATGCCTGCCCAACAATCTTGCCGTCTGCGTTAAACACAAAGGCGCGGTTGCCTGTCGTACCTAAGTCCAGTGATAAGATGTAACCCGATGATGGAGTTGTGTTGCCAAATGTGTGCATAGCTGATTTGACATGTTGCGTAGGTGTAGCCCGCCGTAGGCATCGCGGTTTTAGCAATACATATCAAATTAGATATACATTATTTTGGGTACATTTTTAAATTCTGCAATGCCTACGGTGGTCACTGAGCTTTGTCGAAGTGCGGGTTAGACCTGCACGTTGCGTTTTTGTAACCTACAAAGTTAATTCCCATAACAAATTACCCATAAGTAATTAATCAGAATCTTTCAATATCATGTGTTTTTTTAAGTCAAAACTAATTATCCCTTCTTCTTGTAATTTACCGAGCAATCGTGTAATTGTTACCCTAGTGGTACAGCAAGCGCTAGCAAAATCTTCGTGAGTGAAGCGAACACTTAGGCGAGTTCCCTCCGGCACAGCTTCACCAACTTCCTGCTTCAAAAGTTGTAATAGATGCTGCAAGCGCTCTTGTACTCGTCGCCTTCCAGAAATGGCTAGAAAAGATTCTGTTTGCTGTAACCTCTGATTCATTTTTGGTAAAAGGATATGGCTCAGAGTTGGGGAATTTGCGATCTCTGCCGAGTAAATTGACACCAGATCGACATCCGAAAGGGCTGTTGCTTGGTAAATATTAAGAGATGTTAAACTAGAGCCAAAAACCATTCCTGCTGTTGCCAATCCTATTAAAACTTCTTCACCCGTTTCACAGTAGGTATTAAGTTTAACTAAACCCTGACAAACATAAAAAATTACTAATGGGTTAAGGGAAATAGTTTCTCCTTTAGAATATTTATGTACGGGGCGATCTTTGAACAAGTCGCGGTCATTCTTGACTATTCCTGATTCTAAATACTGACGATCACTAATATTACGCACCATCCAGCGCAGAGAGATTGCCTTACCTTGCTGATTGCGGACAACTTTCACTGTCAAAGCTGCATCAAAGGACTCACTATGACGTTTTTGCAAGCGTACCAATAACTCTTTAACTCTATCTGATTCAGATAATTGGATGAGTTCGCAGCGAACCTGTTGACGTTCTCCTAGAGGAACAAAGTTCATCATTGGTTTACCCACCAAAAAATGCTTTGAAACATTGAGTAACCTCGCTGCGGTATGGTTAGCTTCTTGAATGATTCCTTCTGTATTAGTCACTAAATAGGCATCAGGCGCAAACTCGAATAATTCTTGATAATGTTGGCGTTCTGCTTCTAGCCAATTTCGTGTTTCTAATAGTTCCTCATTTTGCTGATACAGTTCTTGTGCCGCTAGCTGTACTATCTTTAAAGTGTTATGGAGTTCCTTTAAAGCTTGCGGCTGTAGATCCGTTGGAATCCAAGGTAATACACTAGCGGTTTGGTATAAATCTGCTAAACGCTTGTGCAATATTTCTGTACGTTGGATAAATTTTTCTATGTTCACCTTAAATCACCGCTACTTGTTTGCAGAGGTTGAGCAAAAAAAATCTACTAATAAGAAATTATGAAGTGTCTTATTGACACTTATAAGCATTTGTATTATTTATTACTATTAAGTCTACGGTATTGTTCTAGTTATTACGTCTACCTTTGGTGGGACAATTCGGTAAAATCAGCCAATACGAGCAATAGGAGGTCCCAATTTGGTGACCTAAAATTAGGCTCATTTATCACCAAACTAATAAGTCAGTAAAAATTATGACTAGTAGACAAATTAGATAAGACAGCATAACCAGAAAAACCTCGTTCTCAAACTGAATTTCTCACTATTGTTTAAGCTACTTTGTCATTCCCCCAATGAATGATTTAGTGTTAATGATAATTGTTTTCAATATTACCTACAATAACTAATAATATTTTCCCCGACTTCCATCACAAGAATCAAGCCACTACTACCAAAGACATATAATCTAAGTTAAGTTTGTTTATGCTTATGAATACATTGATTGGTAACAAACTTCACAACAAGATAACAAGATTAAGATTTTCAACCTTCTGTAAAAAGTTAGGAATCAAAGTCTTCCGATCTTAAAATCAATTATGGAATTCTGTAGCACAAGCAAAAGAAAACTGAAGTCTGCCAGTCATATAAAATACCAAACGGAATTCTAATTACTGAATTCTGTTTGGTAAATTAAAAATATGCGTATAGAAAATCACATAACAACTTAACAATTATCCGCCTCTTTAGTTAGAGGATAAATGAAGCAGTCAGCTGATGTAATTTAACAATGCGTAACAGCTAATCAACGCGCAAGTTATAAGGAGTGATGGGTGAGGTGTCAATACTATAAAATCTCGTCACTCCCTTTTATTTGCTTCAATTTACAGCGCTTTTGAAGTAATTGAACTGCACTGTCCTATTCTCAACTCCCTGTCTCAGTTGTGGTGTAAATACCTAAAATCTGCTGTATTAACTTAACGGATGCCATCATTATCAATGGCGCTGTAGCTATCGCTGGGGAAAAGCCCTAACCAGGGGTCAGAACTAGGAGTTAAAAATAGTTGGGCGTATACTTGCTCATTTAGGGCTTCCACACTGCTTGTTTGCTTTCCTTGCATAAACCATTGATGAATTTGGCTGTGTAGCATATACTCATTTCTGACTGTATCTAAAGCCATTGTGGTTTCAAATTTTTTCACTATTATCGACAAATTATCTTCTTTCGTCTTGGCAGGCTGAGACTTTTTAGCTCTGATTAAAGAGATACTATTTTGATCTAGCTTGACATCGGTGGCATAGAGTTGAGCGATTTTGTTCCAGACTTCCTGGTCGGTAATTTCAGCTAAAGCATTTTGATTCCGTTCAGCATCAGACTGAAAAGCACTCAGCATTGGCGTTTCAACTCTCATCTTAGAAACTGCTAAAGAACTTGCTCTTTCTGCCGTAGGTGGCTGACTGGGATTGCTCGGAACTTTCACCAACTTAGGGGGAGACTGGATACCCAGACGGGATAAATCTGCAACCCATTGGGCTTGGATAGAGTTTAGACGATCGCTGTGGTATTTTCTTAAAAAAGCCTCGCGATCGCTTTTTGCAAGTTTGCTATAATTTTTTACCGCTACTTCAGCCTGCTGTAAGGCATCATGTAAAAATAACTTGAACAATTTGCTGAATGGTAAGATGATCAGAATGTAACCGAATTAAAGGCTTATATGTCTGATAAGCAGGTAGTAGAAAGCATTCAAGACAAGTACGATTCGTTATCGCCTTATTTGAATGAGAAAACACGGCGTATTTGGGCAGCAATTGAAGCCCGAAGCCTGGGCTGGGGAGGCGTGAGTCAGGTTGCGCTCGCAACTGGACTATCCCGGACTACAATCCATGCTGGGATACGGTTATTGTTAGACGCTTCGGGGGAAAAAACCTCGAATGATGATAGTAATCGAATTCGTTCGTCAGGTGCTGGACGTAAACTACTTGAAGAAAAAGACGCAATGCTGCTATCAGATTTAGAATCGCTGATTGAACCAGTGACACTGGGAGACCCAGAATCTCCTCTAAAATGGACTTCTAAAAGTGTTGTGAAACTGGCTGCGGCATTAAACATTGGGGGACATAGGACTAGTCCTAAAAGTGTTTATAACTTACTTGAATCGCTTGGCTACAGCTTACAATCAAATCGTAAAACCCGTGATGGCTCATCTCATCCAGATAGAGATGATCAGTTTTTACATATTTCCAACCAAGTCTTGCACTTTCAATCCCAGAACGAACCCGTAATTCAGTTGATACAAAAAAAAAGAATTAATTGGAGATTTTAAAAATTCTGGAACCGAGTGGTGTGAAAAGGAACAGCCAATTGAGGTGAAAATGCATGATTTTGTTGACCCCAAGTTGGGCAAGGCAATTCCCTACGGAATTTATGACTTAACCTCAAATCAAGGATGGGTAAATGTTGGCATTGACCACGATACCGCAGAGTTTGCAGTCGAGTCTATTCGTCATTGGTGGTACTCAATGGGTAAACAAGTTTATCCCAGCAGTGAGCATATAATGATTACGGCTGATTGCGGTGGTAGCAATAGTTATCGCTCACGATTGTGGAAATTGAAGTTACAAGAATTAGCAACTGATACTGGTAAAACTATTCATGTGTGTCATTTTCCTCCAGGCACAAGTAAATGGAATAAGATTGAGCATCGCTTGTTTTGTCACATTACCCAAAACTGGCGAGGCAGACCATTAACTAGCTTGCAAGTTGTGATTAATCTAATTCGCAATACTACCACCACACAAGGATTAGAAGTTGAAGCTAGATTAGATCCAAATCTCTACAAAACGGGAATCAAGGTTACAGACCAAGAGCTTGATACTATCGCAATCGAACGAAATTCTTTTCATGGTGAGTGGAACTATATTATCAAACCCAAAGTAGTCAGTTAATTGTTCAATTTATTTTTACATAACTCCTAACTGAAGTAAAAATGCTTTGGGACTATATAATCCTGGAATTGCGTCGATTGGACGACCCGATGCATCTAATATATAGTGAATGCTATTGCCTGTAATTGTCCGCTCCAACTTGCGTCCATCGCCAAAATCAATAGTTACTTTGGGTACAGGACGCACCGATTGCCAGTGCAAAATAAAGTGGTCTTGAAGCAGCTTAGAAATTTCACTATTAGGATACAGCGCTACCCTGAAAAACCTACTATTGGCACAACTCAAATCCTGATCCAGTCTGCCCAGCAACCGCAGAGATAAAATAGGTTTACCACTAGTTCTAGCAGCAGCTTTAGCTTGTTCTATGTCAGTGTACCAGTACAGGCGAGAGGCATAACAATCTCGTTGTTGACAGAGTTCGTCTAAAGCTACCCGAAGTGCAGGAGAAGGTAGAACTGCATCTGAAGAATTAATACTTAGCGTATTCCTATGAGATTTGAGAAATAGTTGTAACCCGTTTGGTCCTTGTTTCCGAAGTACAGAAACTTCTTGAGATAGCTTGGAGATTTCAGCTACAGGAGTTTGAGCATCAGCCGTCTGCAAAAAACTGAAGCTGACTAGCATGAGCGCGAAAGGATATTTGAAGGTTCTAAATCTCATATATTTCCAGAAAAATAGGGGCGTGGGTATCGTTATTCCTAACTAGAGAAGTCTAGTCTAAGTTGTAAGAATCCTCAGAT
The Nostoc punctiforme PCC 73102 genome window above contains:
- a CDS encoding PAS domain-containing protein, producing MNIEKFIQRTEILHKRLADLYQTASVLPWIPTDLQPQALKELHNTLKIVQLAAQELYQQNEELLETRNWLEAERQHYQELFEFAPDAYLVTNTEGIIQEANHTAARLLNVSKHFLVGKPMMNFVPLGERQQVRCELIQLSESDRVKELLVRLQKRHSESFDAALTVKVVRNQQGKAISLRWMVRNISDRQYLESGIVKNDRDLFKDRPVHKYSKGETISLNPLVIFYVCQGLVKLNTYCETGEEVLIGLATAGMVFGSSLTSLNIYQATALSDVDLVSIYSAEIANSPTLSHILLPKMNQRLQQTESFLAISGRRRVQERLQHLLQLLKQEVGEAVPEGTRLSVRFTHEDFASACCTTRVTITRLLGKLQEEGIISFDLKKHMILKDSD
- a CDS encoding MFS transporter — encoded protein: MRLEKAGFWYGIKNLPTLAVSIKMPNSKIQKDLRHNLTVNVVESAFFGLGAGFASYITIIPLFVSGFTNSALLIGLIPAIPRLGWQLPQLLTADRIARLQYYKPTVMWLTIHQKLPFLGLALVALLELKLNHQTILYLTFAILIWQGLGSGFSAPAWQSMVAKIVPSGRLGIFYGALAAAANLMSIIGALSAGLLLKQIAQPFNFVLCFLCASVAMALSWFFMSRTREPVDNSLSTIETRREFWDSLNVILRCDKNFRYFAIARMLSQLALMPLPFYTLYAVYHQGMGEASIGLITGVLMGTQTIAGLVLGWVGDRWGNKLVLEVGSVVCAFSAVLAGLATNVNCFYLVFIGAGIGMSALQNIAAVMTLEFGNQRQRPAYIGLGNTLIAPATILSPLLGGWIVDNIDYRTAFLVAAIGGLVTALVLHVGVRDPRYLEQNFSTHSVEVLPEQ
- a CDS encoding ISAzo13-like element ISNpu10 family transposase (programmed frameshift); the protein is MSDKQVVESIQDKYDSLSPYLNEKTRRIWAAIEARSLGWGGVSQVALATGLSRTTIHAGIRLLLDASGEKTSNDDSNRIRSSGAGRKLLEEKDAMLLSDLESLIEPVTLGDPESPLKWTSKSVVKLAAALNIGGHRTSPKSVYNLLESLGYSLQSNRKTRDGSSHPDRDDQFLHISNQVLHFQSQNEPVIQLIYKKKELIGDFKNSGTEWCEKEQPIEVKMHDFVDPKLGKAIPYGIYDLTSNQGWVNVGIDHDTAEFAVESIRHWWYSMGKQVYPSSEHIMITADCGGSNSYRSRLWKLKLQELATDTGKTIHVCHFPPGTSKWNKIEHRLFCHITQNWRGRPLTSLQVVINLIRNTTTTQGLEVEARLDPNLYKTGIKVTDQELDTIAIERNSFHGEWNYIIKPKVVS
- the glpK gene encoding glycerol kinase GlpK; the encoded protein is MHTFGNTTPSSGYILSLDLGTTGNRAFVFNADGKIVGQAYKELTQYYPQPGWLEHDAQQIWQDTCWVIETAIENARIAPSTIAALGLTVQRETCLIWDKTTGRPLHRAIVWQDRRTAPLCHQLQEQGYADEIYDRTGLIIDAYFSATKLRWLLDKFTDVNLNNVLAGTIDTWVLWNLTGGKVHATDHSNASRTMLMNLKTCEWDDNLLNLFQIPAHILPKIQPSLGVFGVTDATLLGAEIPITAILGDQQAALFGHGCDRPGLMKCTYGTGSFLVAHTGNRIVRSHHQLISTVAWTQANPRGALDVGYALEGSMFTSGACIQWLRDRLKLIKTAAESETMANQVTDNGGVYFVPAFSGLGAPYWDMSARGAFFGITASVQPEHLVRAVLEAIAYQVVEVVQAINSSSSTPVGRLTVDGGACENNFLMQFQADVLGIPVERPIMRDTTVQGAAFAAGLAIEFWESYEALVQQRQIERVFEPRSDKPLSNFDTWQKAVKRTLAWEE